A window from Herbaspirillum sp. meg3 encodes these proteins:
- a CDS encoding ATP-binding protein: MGRLFWKFFFFIMVAQMTAIIGVGIMFSFENRERNQRVTDLDLSPPAMFTIRSAAATLQYGGTEALRKLILNAERHQVYVVNEDQQELLGRDVNPKLIEEARSLLTTEVRRRVVEEIKASDGHTYLLFLPSPSHMNSGREPRHENPPPPPPPFSFPMMPMLVSTVASLLFAMLLAWYFSQPIRQLKSAFANAASGNLNDRLAPLMSKRSDELADLGRDFDSMTDKLRALMESQRRLLHDVSHELRSPIARLQASIGLARLQPEKTAATLERIEREGVRMDKLVGELLTLSRLEAGVTGAMEDHIRIEDLLGEIIDDARFEAESIDRHVEGQARTNAVIKGGAELLYRAIENVVRNAIKQTAVDTVVAINTLVDQEKKQVQISVIDRGPGVPEDELQLIFEPFFRSTRTQKSTHGYGLGLTIARRIVEAHGGTIRAFNRIDGGLCVNISLPYDSIDPLPSSAGSNDHHP; this comes from the coding sequence GTGGGCCGGCTGTTCTGGAAGTTCTTTTTCTTCATCATGGTGGCGCAGATGACCGCCATCATCGGTGTGGGCATCATGTTCTCGTTCGAGAACCGTGAACGCAATCAACGCGTCACCGATCTCGATCTGAGCCCGCCGGCGATGTTCACCATCCGTTCCGCTGCGGCGACACTCCAATATGGCGGCACCGAGGCGCTGCGCAAGCTGATACTCAACGCTGAGCGACATCAGGTGTATGTCGTGAACGAAGATCAGCAGGAGCTGCTCGGACGCGACGTCAATCCCAAATTGATTGAGGAAGCACGTTCCTTGCTGACCACTGAAGTACGTCGTCGCGTGGTCGAAGAAATCAAGGCTTCCGACGGACATACTTACCTGCTCTTCCTGCCGTCGCCGTCGCACATGAATAGCGGACGGGAGCCGCGTCATGAGAATCCGCCGCCCCCGCCGCCGCCATTTTCTTTCCCGATGATGCCGATGCTGGTCTCGACGGTCGCCAGCCTGCTCTTTGCGATGTTGCTGGCCTGGTATTTTTCGCAACCGATTCGCCAACTCAAATCGGCTTTTGCCAATGCAGCTTCAGGCAATCTGAATGATCGTCTGGCGCCGCTGATGAGCAAACGCAGTGATGAACTGGCTGATCTCGGTCGTGACTTTGACAGCATGACGGACAAACTGCGTGCACTGATGGAAAGTCAGCGCCGCTTGCTGCACGATGTCTCCCACGAATTGCGCTCGCCCATCGCCAGACTTCAGGCCTCGATAGGCCTGGCGCGCCTGCAACCGGAAAAAACCGCCGCTACACTGGAGCGCATCGAACGCGAAGGCGTGCGCATGGACAAACTGGTCGGAGAACTGCTAACGCTGTCGCGATTAGAAGCAGGCGTTACGGGCGCAATGGAAGATCACATCCGCATCGAGGATTTGCTGGGTGAAATCATCGACGATGCGCGCTTTGAGGCTGAATCGATAGACCGGCATGTGGAAGGCCAGGCCCGCACCAATGCCGTCATCAAGGGGGGGGCAGAGCTTCTCTACCGGGCGATTGAAAACGTCGTGCGCAACGCCATCAAGCAGACCGCGGTCGATACCGTGGTTGCCATCAACACGTTAGTGGATCAGGAAAAAAAGCAGGTGCAGATTTCTGTCATTGACCGTGGCCCCGGCGTGCCGGAAGACGAATTGCAACTGATTTTCGAACCCTTCTTCCGCAGCACACGTACGCAAAAAAGCACGCATGGCTATGGCCTTGGATTGACCATTGCACGACGTATCGTCGAGGCGCACGGCGGCACCATCCGCGCCTTCAATCGCATCGACGGCGGCTTGTGCGTGAACATCTCGTTGCCTTACGACAGCATTGATCCTTTGCCGTCATCTGCAGGCAGCAACGACCATCACCCCTGA
- the smpB gene encoding SsrA-binding protein SmpB, which translates to MSIVDNKKAFFDYFVEERFEAGIVLEGWEVKAIRAGKAQIKEAYVTIRNGEIFLFGAHISALTSTSTHVHPETTRTRKLLLNAAEIAKLIGKVERSGYTLMPLNLHFSKGRIKCEIGLAKGKKQHDKRETEKQRDSQREIQAAMKTHRR; encoded by the coding sequence ATGAGTATTGTTGATAATAAAAAAGCTTTTTTCGATTACTTCGTCGAAGAGCGTTTCGAAGCAGGCATCGTCCTGGAAGGCTGGGAAGTCAAGGCTATCCGCGCCGGCAAAGCACAGATCAAGGAAGCGTATGTGACGATTCGCAACGGCGAGATCTTTCTGTTCGGCGCGCACATCAGCGCCCTGACCAGCACGTCCACGCACGTCCATCCAGAAACCACCCGCACTCGCAAACTCCTGCTCAACGCGGCAGAAATTGCCAAACTGATCGGTAAAGTGGAACGCTCTGGCTATACGCTGATGCCGCTGAACTTGCATTTCAGCAAAGGCCGCATCAAATGCGAGATCGGCCTGGCCAAGGGCAAGAAGCAACACGACAAGCGGGAAACAGAAAAGCAACGCGACAGCCAACGCGAAATCCAGGCTGCCATGAAGACGCACCGCCGCTGA
- the ppsA gene encoding phosphoenolpyruvate synthase — translation MTDVESVGGKNASLGEMISQLAGAGVRVPGGFATTAQAFRDFLEHSANGGATLAQRIADRLVSLDIEDVRALAQAGAEIRQWIIDTPFQPALEEQIKSFYDKLVADSTGEMSFAVRSSATAEDLPDASFAGQQETFLNVVGIDNVLEAMKHVFASLYNDRAISYRVHKGFTHAEVALSAGVQRMVRSDVGAAGVMFTIDTESGFKDVVFITSSYGLGETVVQGAVNPDEFYVHKPMLEQGKLPIIRRNIGSKLIKMEFTGEAKAGRSVKTVDVPVEMRNRYSLNDAEIVELAKYATIIEKHYQRPMDIEWGKDGRDGKLYILQARPETVKSQQKATDAQQRFKLKGSSAVLATGRAIGQKIGAGPVRVIRDASEMERVQPGDVLVADMTDPNWEPVMKRAAAIVTNRGGRTCHAAIIARELGVPAVVGCGDATDILKDGNLVTVSCAEGDEGKIYDGLLETEITEVARGELPPIPLKIMMNVGNPQLAFDFQSIPNGGVGLARLEFIINNNIGVHPKAILEYPNIDADLKKAVESVARGHASPKAFYVDKLAEGIATIAAAFWPKPVIVRLSDFKSNEYKKLIGGSRYEPDEENPMLGFRGAARYLAADFAEAFEMECLAMKRVRNDMGLTNVEIMVPFVRTLGQAEKVINLLGKNGLTRGENGLRVIMMCEVPSNAILAEQFLEFFDGFSIGSNDLTQLTLGLDRDSGMELLAADFDERDPALQALLTKVISTCLAKGKYVGICGQGPSDHPDFAEWLMKQGIESISLNPDSVIDTWQKLAGTK, via the coding sequence ATGACGGATGTCGAGTCCGTCGGCGGCAAGAACGCGTCGCTGGGTGAAATGATCAGCCAGCTGGCCGGTGCCGGAGTCCGAGTGCCAGGTGGCTTTGCCACGACGGCACAGGCTTTCCGCGACTTTCTGGAACACAGTGCAAATGGCGGCGCAACGCTGGCTCAACGCATTGCAGATCGTCTCGTATCGCTGGACATCGAAGATGTGCGTGCATTGGCGCAAGCCGGTGCGGAGATTCGTCAATGGATTATCGACACGCCTTTCCAGCCTGCGCTGGAAGAGCAGATCAAATCTTTCTACGACAAACTGGTTGCCGACTCCACAGGTGAGATGTCTTTCGCCGTGCGGTCATCTGCGACTGCCGAAGACTTGCCTGACGCCTCTTTTGCCGGTCAGCAAGAAACATTCCTGAATGTTGTCGGCATCGACAACGTGCTCGAAGCGATGAAGCACGTATTCGCCTCGCTGTACAACGATCGCGCCATCTCGTATCGCGTTCACAAGGGCTTCACCCACGCTGAAGTCGCGCTGTCGGCAGGCGTGCAACGCATGGTGCGCTCCGACGTCGGCGCTGCCGGCGTGATGTTCACCATCGACACCGAATCGGGCTTCAAGGACGTGGTTTTCATCACCTCCAGCTATGGTCTGGGCGAAACAGTGGTGCAGGGCGCGGTCAACCCGGACGAATTTTATGTCCACAAGCCGATGCTGGAACAAGGCAAACTGCCGATCATCCGTCGCAACATCGGCTCCAAGCTGATCAAGATGGAGTTCACCGGTGAAGCCAAGGCCGGCCGCTCGGTCAAGACCGTCGATGTACCTGTTGAAATGCGCAACCGCTATTCGCTGAACGACGCCGAAATCGTCGAGCTGGCCAAATACGCCACCATCATCGAGAAGCACTATCAGCGTCCGATGGACATCGAATGGGGCAAAGACGGCCGCGACGGCAAGCTGTACATTCTGCAAGCGCGCCCTGAAACCGTGAAGTCGCAGCAAAAGGCGACTGACGCGCAACAACGTTTCAAGCTCAAGGGCTCCAGCGCCGTGCTGGCAACCGGTCGTGCCATCGGTCAGAAGATCGGTGCCGGTCCGGTGCGCGTGATTCGCGATGCGTCCGAAATGGAACGCGTGCAACCAGGCGACGTGCTCGTCGCCGACATGACCGATCCGAACTGGGAGCCGGTCATGAAACGCGCTGCCGCCATCGTCACCAATCGTGGCGGTCGTACCTGCCACGCGGCGATCATTGCGCGTGAACTGGGTGTGCCGGCAGTGGTTGGTTGCGGTGACGCTACCGATATCCTGAAAGACGGCAACCTGGTGACCGTTTCCTGCGCTGAAGGCGATGAAGGCAAGATTTATGACGGCCTGCTGGAAACCGAAATCACCGAAGTCGCACGCGGCGAACTGCCACCGATTCCGTTGAAGATCATGATGAACGTCGGCAATCCGCAGCTGGCATTCGACTTCCAGTCGATTCCAAATGGCGGCGTTGGTCTGGCGCGTCTGGAATTCATCATCAACAACAATATCGGCGTGCATCCAAAGGCGATTCTGGAATACCCGAACATCGATGCCGACCTGAAGAAGGCTGTTGAATCCGTGGCACGCGGTCACGCATCGCCGAAGGCGTTTTACGTCGACAAGCTGGCTGAAGGTATTGCGACCATCGCTGCAGCATTCTGGCCGAAGCCAGTCATCGTGCGCTTGTCCGACTTCAAGTCCAACGAATACAAGAAGTTGATCGGCGGTTCGCGTTACGAGCCGGACGAAGAAAATCCAATGCTCGGTTTCCGCGGTGCTGCACGCTATCTGGCTGCCGATTTCGCTGAAGCATTCGAAATGGAATGCCTGGCCATGAAGCGCGTCCGTAACGACATGGGGCTGACCAACGTCGAGATCATGGTGCCGTTCGTCCGTACTTTGGGGCAAGCGGAAAAGGTCATCAACTTGCTCGGCAAGAACGGCCTGACACGTGGCGAAAACGGCCTGCGCGTCATCATGATGTGCGAAGTGCCTTCCAACGCGATCTTGGCCGAACAATTCCTGGAATTCTTCGATGGTTTCTCGATTGGTTCCAACGATTTGACGCAACTGACGCTGGGTCTGGATCGCGACTCCGGTATGGAGTTGCTGGCTGCCGATTTCGATGAGCGGGATCCTGCGTTGCAAGCCTTGCTGACCAAGGTCATCTCGACTTGTCTTGCCAAGGGAAAATACGTCGGTATTTGCGGTCAGGGCCCATCGGATCATCCGGACTTTGCAGAGTGGCTGATGAAGCAAGGTATCGAATCGATCTCGCTGAATCCAGACTCAGTGATCGACACCTGGCAGAAACTGGCCGGCACTAAGTAA
- a CDS encoding pyruvate, water dikinase regulatory protein, translating into MLDLAPPACPVPLPPANRTVFFVSDGTGITAETLGHSVLSQFELRFKQVRLPFVDTLDKAYDATRRINEVAETDGKAPIVFSTLVKADLSAVIRQSKAMHMDLFQTFVEPLEQELGVKSTHTIGRSHNTADSEEYKNRIEAINFSLAHDDGQSNKNLASADVILVGVSRSGKTPTSLYLAMQYGIKAANYPLIPEDFERDKLPSGLVNFKKKIFGLTIAAERLSEVRNERRPGSKYAAIENCRYEINEAEKMMRREGIRWMSSTAKSIEEIAATILQEIKPDTR; encoded by the coding sequence ATGCTCGATCTCGCACCGCCCGCCTGCCCCGTCCCTTTGCCTCCGGCCAACCGCACGGTTTTCTTCGTCTCTGACGGTACCGGTATTACGGCGGAAACGTTGGGGCATTCCGTTCTCAGCCAGTTCGAGCTACGCTTCAAGCAGGTGCGCCTGCCTTTCGTCGATACACTCGACAAAGCCTATGACGCCACCCGCCGCATCAACGAAGTGGCAGAAACCGATGGCAAGGCGCCCATCGTCTTCTCGACGCTGGTCAAGGCGGATCTGTCGGCCGTCATCCGCCAATCGAAGGCGATGCATATGGACTTGTTCCAGACCTTCGTCGAACCGTTGGAGCAAGAGCTCGGGGTCAAATCGACGCACACCATTGGCCGCAGCCATAACACGGCCGATTCGGAAGAATACAAAAACCGTATTGAGGCGATCAATTTCTCGTTGGCGCACGACGACGGCCAGTCAAACAAAAATCTGGCCAGCGCCGATGTCATTCTGGTTGGCGTATCCCGTTCAGGAAAAACACCGACCAGCCTCTATCTGGCCATGCAATACGGCATCAAGGCGGCAAACTACCCGCTGATTCCCGAGGATTTCGAACGCGATAAATTACCGAGCGGACTTGTCAATTTCAAAAAGAAAATCTTTGGCCTGACGATCGCGGCGGAGCGCCTCTCGGAAGTGCGTAACGAACGCCGTCCCGGCAGCAAATACGCTGCGATTGAAAACTGCCGTTACGAAATCAATGAAGCAGAAAAAATGATGCGACGCGAAGGCATACGCTGGATGTCCTCCACTGCCAAATCGATCGAGGAAATTGCGGCGACGATTCTGCAGGAAATCAAGCCGGACACTCGCTGA
- a CDS encoding SPFH domain-containing protein — protein MFGSVTLVIFFIAIIFVVKTIKVVPQQHAWVVERLGKYHATLGPGLNIVVPFIDRIAYKHILKEIPLDVPPQVCITRDNTQLQVDGILYFQITDPMRASYGSSNYIAAITQLAQTTLRSVIGKMELDKTFEERDHINTTIVSAIDESAENWGVKVLRYEIKDLTPPKEILHAMQAQITAEREKRALIAASEGRKQEQINIATGEREASIAKSEGEKQASINRAEGQAAAILAIAEASAEALRKTAAAIQSPGGADAVSLKVAEQYVAAFSQLAKTNNSIIVPANLGDMSTLIASAMQVVKAQQK, from the coding sequence ATGTTCGGTAGCGTCACGCTGGTTATTTTTTTCATCGCGATCATCTTCGTCGTCAAGACCATCAAGGTCGTGCCGCAGCAGCACGCCTGGGTCGTAGAGCGGCTGGGCAAATATCATGCAACGCTCGGGCCAGGGCTTAATATCGTGGTGCCATTTATCGACCGTATTGCCTACAAACACATTCTTAAAGAAATCCCATTGGATGTGCCTCCACAGGTGTGCATCACGCGCGACAACACGCAATTGCAGGTCGACGGCATCCTGTATTTTCAGATCACCGATCCAATGCGTGCCTCTTACGGCTCATCGAACTACATCGCTGCAATCACACAACTGGCGCAAACCACCTTGCGCTCGGTCATCGGCAAGATGGAGCTCGACAAGACCTTTGAAGAGCGCGATCACATCAACACCACCATCGTCAGCGCTATCGATGAGTCCGCCGAGAATTGGGGCGTTAAAGTCCTGCGATACGAAATCAAGGATCTGACACCGCCAAAAGAAATTCTGCACGCGATGCAGGCGCAGATCACCGCAGAACGTGAAAAACGCGCACTCATTGCTGCCTCGGAAGGTCGCAAGCAAGAGCAGATCAACATCGCGACCGGAGAACGCGAAGCATCCATCGCTAAATCGGAAGGTGAAAAGCAGGCATCGATCAATCGCGCCGAAGGGCAGGCCGCGGCCATTCTGGCGATTGCAGAGGCTAGCGCCGAAGCGCTGCGCAAGACCGCAGCGGCGATTCAATCACCCGGTGGCGCAGATGCGGTCAGCCTGAAAGTTGCCGAGCAATATGTCGCCGCATTCTCACAATTGGCCAAAACCAATAATTCGATTATCGTCCCCGCCAATCTTGGTGACATGAGTACCTTGATCGCCAGCGCAATGCAGGTCGTAAAGGCTCAGCAAAAGTAG
- a CDS encoding NfeD family protein yields MMDWAIWFVLAGLAIGVELFTGTFYLLMIAIGLAVGGGVALLGGAAEWQFLAAAVVGFVAVGLLRRSRFGKMNKEAAARDPNVLLDIGQAVHVELWTDLDGTPTSRVRYRGAEWDVELAPGNAVQAGQFIIREIRGSRLIVAHAVVQ; encoded by the coding sequence ATGATGGACTGGGCGATATGGTTTGTATTGGCCGGACTGGCAATCGGGGTGGAGCTCTTTACCGGAACATTTTATTTATTGATGATCGCCATTGGCCTGGCCGTCGGCGGTGGTGTTGCCTTGCTTGGCGGGGCCGCCGAGTGGCAGTTCCTGGCGGCGGCTGTCGTCGGCTTCGTCGCGGTAGGTTTGCTGCGTCGCAGCCGCTTTGGGAAAATGAACAAGGAAGCCGCCGCGCGCGACCCAAATGTCCTTCTGGACATCGGGCAGGCAGTGCACGTCGAGCTCTGGACGGATCTCGACGGCACGCCGACATCGCGTGTGCGTTATCGCGGCGCCGAATGGGACGTGGAACTGGCTCCCGGCAATGCAGTTCAGGCCGGTCAGTTCATCATCCGGGAAATACGCGGCAGTCGTCTGATCGTCGCGCACGCGGTTGTGCAGTAG
- a CDS encoding tetratricopeptide repeat-containing glycosyltransferase family protein, producing MASLELAIKLDPGFVPALMRRADLLLAAERYHEAIAAYDDCLTRFPALLEARQSRQRALFLALEQSEMALEESPLDADLWCMHAELLTHLERFDEALSSLDRVLAFAPSHLQALNQRGNVLLYLNQHEEAVLCYDRILAHSAANAAAIFNRGNVLQKMNCLNQALWCYEQALTLQPNFPEAEMAQSHCLLLQGDFAGGWQRHEARWRTPQLQGQEMFPEIPAWLGEPSLEGRSILLWAEQGLGDTIQFARYIPLIAEGAAKVTVCVPEALHRLLSSFETLPNVTIVVNDLGLAPHDFHCPLMSLPLALSWKLATIPSGAPYLRADSNALQQWSSILNTESAQNAGSAAHLKVGMAWAGRQVGVVNHTRDIPLRYLRPLADIPVDLISLQREIPEGDVAEIEIWQTMRRFETSMSDMAETAALISHLDLVISADTAVIHLAGALGKPAWLLLRYESEWRWGWQTGTSRWYPTVKVFRQKVRGDWSGVVEEVAECLRLAAGK from the coding sequence ATGGCTTCTTTGGAATTGGCTATCAAGCTTGATCCTGGCTTCGTCCCTGCACTGATGCGTCGCGCCGACCTGTTGCTGGCGGCAGAGCGCTATCACGAAGCTATCGCTGCCTACGACGATTGCCTGACACGTTTTCCCGCTTTGCTTGAGGCGCGTCAATCGCGGCAGCGCGCGCTGTTTCTTGCGCTGGAGCAGTCCGAGATGGCGCTGGAAGAATCCCCTCTGGATGCCGATCTCTGGTGTATGCACGCCGAGCTGCTCACGCATCTGGAGCGCTTCGACGAAGCGCTGTCCTCACTGGATCGTGTGCTGGCATTTGCGCCGTCGCATCTGCAAGCGTTGAATCAGCGCGGTAATGTCTTGCTCTATTTGAATCAGCATGAAGAAGCCGTACTTTGCTACGACCGTATTCTTGCGCATTCAGCCGCCAACGCTGCAGCCATCTTCAACCGCGGCAACGTCCTCCAAAAAATGAACTGCCTGAATCAGGCGCTTTGGTGTTACGAGCAGGCACTGACCTTGCAACCAAACTTCCCGGAGGCGGAGATGGCGCAGAGCCATTGCTTGTTGTTGCAGGGAGATTTTGCCGGTGGCTGGCAGCGGCATGAGGCGCGTTGGCGAACTCCACAGCTGCAAGGGCAAGAAATGTTTCCGGAAATACCGGCATGGCTGGGCGAGCCATCCCTGGAAGGGCGGAGCATTTTGCTCTGGGCGGAGCAGGGGCTGGGAGATACGATACAGTTCGCACGCTATATCCCGCTCATCGCAGAAGGCGCTGCAAAGGTCACCGTCTGCGTACCGGAAGCCTTGCACAGGCTCTTGTCGTCGTTTGAGACACTGCCCAACGTCACTATCGTCGTAAACGATCTGGGCCTCGCACCGCACGATTTCCATTGTCCTTTGATGAGCTTGCCGCTGGCCTTGAGTTGGAAGCTGGCGACGATTCCTTCCGGCGCGCCTTATCTGCGCGCCGACAGCAATGCGCTGCAGCAGTGGTCATCGATACTCAATACAGAGTCGGCGCAGAACGCAGGCTCTGCTGCTCATTTGAAAGTAGGCATGGCGTGGGCGGGCAGGCAGGTCGGCGTAGTGAATCACACGCGCGATATTCCCTTGCGCTATTTACGGCCCCTGGCAGATATTCCCGTGGATCTGATCAGCCTGCAACGCGAGATTCCAGAGGGCGATGTTGCCGAGATCGAGATATGGCAAACCATGCGCCGTTTCGAAACATCGATGAGCGATATGGCCGAAACGGCGGCATTGATCAGTCATCTCGATCTGGTCATCAGCGCTGATACCGCCGTCATTCATCTTGCCGGCGCACTCGGCAAACCAGCGTGGTTATTGCTGCGGTACGAAAGCGAATGGCGCTGGGGGTGGCAAACGGGCACGTCGCGCTGGTATCCGACGGTCAAGGTGTTTCGTCAGAAAGTCCGTGGTGATTGGTCCGGGGTGGTGGAAGAGGTTGCCGAATGCCTGCGTCTGGCAGCCGGCAAATAA
- a CDS encoding response regulator transcription factor has protein sequence MSKVLLIDDDIELVDMLKEYLEQEKFEVRVAYDGESGVAEALTNQYAIVVLDVMMPRLNGLETLRRIRAKSNLPVLMLTAKGDDTDRIIGLELGADDYVPKPCTPRELTARVRAILRRTVIDNPDHSPYSPLAVGALSMWPEQRRATWSGRPLELTSSEFNLLEVLARNAGKPVSKQHLSEQGLGRPLARFDRNIDVHLSSIRQKISTLGSDKSCIQTVYRLGYQFIKE, from the coding sequence ATGTCAAAAGTATTACTGATAGACGACGACATTGAACTCGTTGATATGCTCAAGGAATATCTTGAGCAAGAAAAATTTGAAGTCCGCGTTGCCTATGACGGCGAGTCAGGTGTTGCCGAAGCCCTGACCAACCAATATGCCATCGTAGTGCTCGACGTCATGATGCCTCGCCTCAATGGGCTGGAAACATTACGCCGTATCCGCGCCAAGAGCAATCTTCCTGTCTTGATGCTGACAGCCAAGGGCGACGACACCGACCGTATCATCGGTCTCGAACTCGGTGCCGACGACTATGTCCCCAAGCCTTGCACGCCGCGCGAGCTGACTGCACGGGTACGCGCCATCCTGCGCCGCACCGTCATCGACAATCCGGATCACAGCCCTTACTCGCCACTGGCAGTCGGCGCCCTTTCCATGTGGCCGGAACAGCGCCGCGCTACCTGGTCAGGCCGCCCGCTGGAACTCACAAGCAGCGAATTCAATCTGCTTGAAGTCCTGGCGCGCAACGCGGGCAAACCAGTCAGCAAACAACATCTTTCCGAACAAGGCCTGGGCCGGCCTCTTGCACGTTTTGACCGCAACATCGACGTGCATCTGAGCAGCATTCGACAAAAGATCTCCACGCTCGGCAGCGACAAATCCTGTATCCAGACCGTCTATCGCTTGGGTTACCAGTTCATCAAGGAGTAA
- a CDS encoding DUF6314 family protein, with amino-acid sequence MHPDLYAYFTGSWRFTRSMLGTDKLVIGEADGCAEFHSCEANCLQYKESGQLRLAADQRIVSFTRRFDYRIEGDVVHVAFADGVQAGQAYQSYRYDPAQKALLPLEIHLCILDRYDGRYVLIDADRFDLHTRIEGPHKDYLLHTQFKRAIG; translated from the coding sequence ATGCATCCTGACCTCTACGCTTATTTCACTGGAAGCTGGCGCTTCACGCGCAGCATGCTTGGCACGGACAAGCTTGTCATCGGTGAGGCCGATGGATGTGCTGAATTTCATTCTTGTGAAGCGAACTGTTTGCAATACAAGGAATCCGGTCAATTACGTCTGGCGGCTGACCAGCGCATCGTGTCGTTCACCCGGAGGTTTGACTATCGGATTGAGGGCGACGTTGTCCATGTCGCCTTTGCCGATGGTGTTCAGGCTGGGCAGGCGTACCAGAGCTATCGATACGATCCGGCGCAAAAAGCGCTATTACCGCTTGAGATCCACCTTTGCATCCTGGATCGTTACGACGGGCGCTATGTATTGATCGATGCGGACCGCTTCGATTTGCATACGCGTATCGAAGGGCCACATAAAGACTATCTGCTCCACACACAGTTCAAGAGAGCAATCGGTTGA